The DNA region GCGGAACCCCAGGCGCGAGGCTGCGACCGAAAGCATCCGGCCCAGCTGGCCGCCGCCGAGGATACCGATGGTCGCGCCGGGGGGGAGGGGCTCACTCATCCTTCGGCTCCTCGGGGATGGAGGCGGCGAGCGCCTCGCGCCAGGCATCGAGCCGCGCGGCCAGCGCGGCATCGCCCGTGGCGAGGATGGCGGCGGCCATGAGCCCGGCGTTGGCGGCGCCGGCGGCGCCGATGGCCATGGTGGCGACCGGGAAGCCCTTGGGCATCTGGACGATGGAATAGAGGCTGTCCACGCCGTTCAGCGCGCGGGTCTGGATCGGCACGCCGATCACCGGCACGCGGGTCTTGGACGCCATCATGCCCGGCAGGTGGGCAGCCCCGCCGGCGCCGGCGATGATGACCTTCAGGCCGCGCTCGGCGGCGGTCTTGCCATAGGTCCACAGCCGGTCGGGCGTGCGGTGGGCCGAGACGATCTTCGTCTCGTAGGGCACGCCAAGCTGGTCCAGGATCAGCGCGGCCTCCTTCATCGTGGGCCAGTCGGACTGGCTGCCCATGATGATTCCCACTTCGACGGCCATCGCGCCCTCCGGTCGGTTCCGGGGCGGCACTAGCCTGCGGGGCGGCATGGGTCAACCCGCGGCGCGGGATTCACCGGGGAAAGCGGGTCAGGCGATGATGTCGGGGATCAGCTGATCCTCGATCTTCACGATCTGGTCCTTCAGGGCCAGTTTCTGCTTCTTCAGCCGGCGCAGTGCCAGCTGGTCGGGGCGGCCCGTCGCCTCCATCGCGCGCACGGCTTCGTCGAGGTCGCGGTGTTCGCGGCGCAGGACTTCCAGCTTGATGCGGAGCATGTCGTCGAAGTTCAGTTCGGTCGCGGCGTTCATGGCGTGCTCGGAACCTTGCGTCCTTTTCGTTGGCGTCAACGATATAGCGATTCGACGCCGTTGCGGGAAGAATTCTGCGCCTTGCGCTGCACTTGACGGCCTTGCAGGGCGGCGGGGCGCGCCCCATATTCGATGGGACGGGTGCCCGACCGGGGCCTGTCGTGCATGTCGCTTTGCCAAGGACATCGGTGATGACGAAACTCTCTCTCGGGTCCCACCCCTACCTTCTGGGGTTCGAACAGCTTGAACGGCTGGTCGAGCGGACGGCCAAGACCGCCGCCGAGGGCTATCCCCCCTTCAACATCGAGGCCACGTCGGAAAACGCCTATCGCATCACGCTGGCGGTGGCGGGCTTCCGCGAGGAGGATCTGTCGATAACGGTCGAGGATCGCCAGCTGGTGATCCGGGGCCGGCAGGCCGAGGATGCGGGCGAGCGGGTGTTCCTGCACCGGGGCATCGCCGCGCGCGCCTTCCAGCGCAGTTTCGTGCTGGCGGATGGCGTCGAGGTGGCGGGCGCGTCACTGGAGAACGGGCTTCTGCATGTCGATCTGAAGCGGTCGGTGCCCGAGGCGGTTGTCCAGACCATCGCGATCCGGTCAGCGCGCAAGAAGGTTTGAGGAGGTCATCATGGATGTGAAATACGAAGGACTGCCGCAGGCGGGCGAACCCATCGTCTATGTGCGGCCGGTGAAGGTGGCGGATCTGCCCGAC from Neotabrizicola shimadae includes:
- the purE gene encoding 5-(carboxyamino)imidazole ribonucleotide mutase; translation: MAVEVGIIMGSQSDWPTMKEAALILDQLGVPYETKIVSAHRTPDRLWTYGKTAAERGLKVIIAGAGGAAHLPGMMASKTRVPVIGVPIQTRALNGVDSLYSIVQMPKGFPVATMAIGAAGAANAGLMAAAILATGDAALAARLDAWREALAASIPEEPKDE
- a CDS encoding YdcH family protein translates to MNAATELNFDDMLRIKLEVLRREHRDLDEAVRAMEATGRPDQLALRRLKKQKLALKDQIVKIEDQLIPDIIA
- a CDS encoding Hsp20 family protein translates to MTKLSLGSHPYLLGFEQLERLVERTAKTAAEGYPPFNIEATSENAYRITLAVAGFREEDLSITVEDRQLVIRGRQAEDAGERVFLHRGIAARAFQRSFVLADGVEVAGASLENGLLHVDLKRSVPEAVVQTIAIRSARKKV